The following are encoded together in the Zingiber officinale cultivar Zhangliang chromosome 8A, Zo_v1.1, whole genome shotgun sequence genome:
- the LOC122010709 gene encoding LOW QUALITY PROTEIN: mitogen-activated protein kinase kinase kinase 3-like (The sequence of the model RefSeq protein was modified relative to this genomic sequence to represent the inferred CDS: deleted 1 base in 1 codon; substituted 1 base at 1 genomic stop codon) produces the protein MASRCFDHINTTGGRNEVQRHEHMAEGRQVFSCSPVAEHPVGENGFSHAQASTETIFSRTANPSPGLKGSRFPTSPKGQLLSRGTFGHVYLGFISESGRQMCAIKEVINIFDDANSKESLKQLNHEIALLSXLSHPNIVRYYGSELVEDTLSVYLEYVSGGSIHKILQEYGAFGETLIRNYTAQVLSGLAYLHGRTSVHAGANILVDPNGEIKLADLAWLNMTLFGAEMEKKGTQELGSCMATRPCGHERVPAVPINSWPSSIPERRKVTTV, from the exons ATGGCGTCAAG GTGTTTTGACCATATCAACACAACGGGAGGCAGAAATGAAGTGCAAAGGCATGAGCACATGGCCGAAGGCAGGCAAGTCTTCTCCTGCAGTCCAGTTGCAGAGCATCCTGTTGGTGAAAATGGTTTTTCTCATGCTCAAGCTTCGACAGAGACCATATTCAGTAGGACTGCAAATCCTTCTCCTGGCCTGAAAGGGTCTCGTTTTCCTACTTCACCT AAAGGGCAATTGCTCAGCAGGGGTACTTTTGGTCATGTCTATCTTGGATTCATCAG TGAAAGTGGCCGTCAGATGTGTGCCATCAAAGAGGTCATAAATATTTTCGATGATGCAAATTCCAAGGAATCCCTTAAACAACTAAACCAC GAAATAGCTTTACTTAGTTAGCTCTCACAT CCAAATATTGTGCGGTACTATGGCAGTGAGCTG GTCGAAGACACACTGTCTGTTTATCTTGAGTATGTCTCTGGAGGTTCTATACACAAGATACTTCAAGAATATGGTGCTTTTGGGGAAACATTAATTCGCAACTACACTGCTCAAGTACTTTCTGGACTTGCCTACTTACATGGGAGGACTTCTGTACATGCAG GGGCAAACATACTGGTAGATCCTAATGGTGAAATCAAACTGGCTGATTTGGCATGGCTAAACAT gacATTATTTGGAGCAGAAATGGAGAAAAAGggcacacaggagcttgggtcgtgcatggccacacgaccgtgtggccatgaGCGTGTTCCGGCCGTGCCAATCAACTCGTGGCCAAGCAGCATTCCAGAGAGGAGGAaggtcacgaccgtgtga